From Juglans regia cultivar Chandler chromosome 6, Walnut 2.0, whole genome shotgun sequence, the proteins below share one genomic window:
- the LOC108989548 gene encoding uncharacterized protein LOC108989548, with the protein MDVEGKALKAGGSSSSPNPASSRKRRKTCCLAVIGTVIGIVLLIVILAFTVFKAKRPVTTFEDLSIKDLDFSIDITRLAVRLNITLDVDVSVKNPNKVGFKYSNSTALLNYRGKLVGEAPLLADKISAGETKHMNLSVTILADRLLSNMTEIFSDVNSDVLPLNTYIKLSGKVKILFFKIHATTSTTCDFNIYISNRTINEQRCEYKTKF; encoded by the coding sequence ATGGATGTTGAAGGAAAAGCTTTGAAAGCAGGTGGATCGAGTTCGAGTCCAAATCCGGCTTCATCTAGGAAGCGCAGAAAGACTTGTTGTTTAGCGGTGATCGGCACTGTAATCGGCATCGTGTTATTGATTGTCATATTAGCTTTCACGGTGTTCAAAGCCAAGCGTCCGGTGACCACTTTTGAAGActtgagcatcaaagacctCGACTTTTCCATCGACATTACCAGGTTAGCCGTGCGCTTGAACATCACTCTGGATGTCGATGTCTCCGTCAAGAATCCCAACAAGGTCGGCTTCAAGTACTCCAACTCCACCGCCCTCCTCAACTATAGAGGCAAGCTTGTCGGTGAAGCCCCACTGCTCGCCGACAAGATATCTGCTGGCGAAACCAAGCACATGAACCTGTCGGTCACCATCCTTGCCGACCGCTTGCTCTCCAACATGACTGAGATTTTCTCCGATGTCAACTCCGATGTCCTACCCCTCAACACCTACATCAAACTTTCTGGGAAAGTCAAAATCCTTTTCTTTAAAATCCACGCCACTACGTCCACAACTTGTGATTTCAATATCTACATCTCCAACCGAACTATCAACGAGCAACGCTGCGAGTATAAGAcaaaattttaa